Sequence from the Rhodococcus jostii RHA1 genome:
CGCATCGCGGCCAGTCGGGTGCGCTGCCGGAGGGTGAAGTGGACGAGGGCTGTGCGGTCGCTGTTCTCGAGGGCAGTCGCGAGAAGGACATACGCCTTCGGAGAGCTGGAATCCGGTTCGAGGAAGTAACTCTTCTCGAACAGAATGGGATCGATCTGTTCGGTCGGCACGAACTGCAGAACGGGAATCTCGTGTTTCTCGGCGGCAGGCAGTTTCCCGAAATCATCGTCCGTCAACACCACGCGCACGCCGTCGTCGGAGTCGTAGGCCTTGTCGATATCGGCGTATTGGACGACGTTGCCGCATTCGGAGCAGACGCGGTTGTATTTGATCCGGCCGCCGTCCTTGGCATGGACCTGGTGAAACCTGATGTCGTGATCCTCGGTTGCCGAATAGACCTTGACCGGCACATTCACGAGTCCGAACGCTATCGAGCCCTTCCATATCGACCGCATGCGTTCCATGATGGTCTCCTTTTCGCGTTCGCGCGACAGTTCATCGAACTTCCCGGCGAAGCGTCGAACGGAGAATCACACTGCGGATATCGCCGGAGGATGCCCGAAACATCCGCCCCATTGCCGACAGGGTGCCGCGCGGATTCGATCGTTCAGATAGATATGCCGCCTGGAGTTGTGGCGGCAGATCGAAGAAATGCTCGAAGAATTCGGGGACGTGTTCCGCATCCAGATTCAGGAGGACGCGGAGACCAACCGACCGCAGGGACGCGACGGTGCGGGCCTTCCACGACCACAGTCGCGCGTTCGAACCGTCACGAAGATCGCGGGCTAGAACATCTGCGCACAGGAGCGACGCTGCGACGCTGTAGCCCGTTCCGGGGTGCATCAACCCGGCGCGGGCCCCGAAGCGCACCTGATCCGAGCTGTGGGCACGACCCGCCTCGGGAGGTGGCTCGACGGCGAATCTGACTCTCTCGACGTCCGAATGGGACGGCGCGGTGACGCCCCGCTGTCGGAGTCGGTCGTGGAGTCGGGTGGCGAGTTCCGAGATCGGGAGTGGCGGGCGACCGACCAGGCAGGTCTCTTCGAGCAGGAACCGGTCGTGCGCGAGCGGAACCCCGTAGAGGAAGGACGGCGCGTCCGAGGGTGATGTGCCGTTGTCGCGGCGCCAGTCCATGAACACCGCGGCCTCGCCGGCGAGCGCATGTGCGGCCGTGTCGGGGTCCACCACGACGCCGTATGCCGTCTGCTGGGCGAGGTCGGGGCTGTCGCCGGTGCCGCGGGCGTCGACGACGACATGCGCCTCCAGCGTGGACCCTCCGTCCAGCTGGACGGAGGTGGGGGAGAGGTCCACGGCTCTGCCTGGGAGAACAGTTCCACATTCCCTACTGAGTATTGATTGCAGTAAGGGTGTATTCAAAACACAATAGGTGCGATCGATGATGTGGCGACGTGTCGTCCAGGCTGCCGGGCGAGAAGTTCTCGTTTCGACCGCGTCCCTCGGGAGCCAGCTGGGGAGCTCGTCTTCCCACGCCGCGTACGTCGCGGTCCACGATCTGCGGGGGAGTGGGTCGACCGAGACGACCGTCGCACCGAGAGCCGTGGCCCTGTGTGCCAGGGCGCGGCCGGCAGGCCCGAGGCCCACGATCGCAACGTCCCAGATCGCTGGGCGGGGAGATGCTGTCACGCAGCAAGCCTGACACGGGGGCCGAGATCCCTGTCGAAACAAGCCTCCGTTCCAAAGTCGGACCCGGACGGAACTACAATATTTACCGAACTCATCGTCGTACGCTCCGAATGGCTCGGGGGAGTGGGGCTCCACCCGGCGCACGTCGCGCTCCCGTCGACTCGCCACGGCCGGCCCGGACCAGTGGGGGCGTTGAGGGGAGTGCTGACGCGTGGCCCGGCTAAGCGGGCGTGGGGGAGCGCGGTGCGTTGGACGAGATGCAATTGCGCGGGGCGGGGAACCCGGATGCGCCTGCGAGGTCCCGAAACATGCCGGTCGCGCTTCCCGGTCCACCAGGTTGGGAGTCGGTGTACTGAGTCGGGCCCGGACGGAACATCCTAGTTTCCCGAACTACCGTGGTGGCATTCACTCATCCCACCAACCGTCGTCACCGCAGCGCACACCTCGCGACTGCATCACACCCGATCGCCAGGCCGACGACGAAGAGGCCAGAGGCTTTCTACGAGCGGATACGGCCGCGAACGTTAGCGGGATCACTGGCGGGCGTGTTCCGAGTCGCCGGCGGTCGGGTAAAATTGCTGGTTCGTGTGTTCTTTGCGCAGTTTTTCTCATTCAACGCGAGCGTCATTTTCCTAGGAGTCTTGTTGATCACCGCTACCGACCTGGAAGTTCGAGCTGGAGTGCGGACGTTGCTGTCCGCGCCCGGGCCGGCTTTGCGGGTGCAGCCCGGCGACCGCATCGGGCTGGTCGGCCGCAACGGTGCCGGCAAGACGACCACCCTCCGCATTCTCGCGGGGGAGGGGGAGCCGTATGCGGGTGCCGTGGTGCGCACCGGCGACCTCGGATACCTCCCGCAGGACCCGAAAGAAGGCGACCTCGACGTCCTCGCGAAGGACCGCGTGTTGTCCGCGCGCGGCCTCGACGCGCTGCTGCGGGACATGGAGAAGCAGCAGATCCTGATGTCGGAGGTCGTCGACGACGCCGAGCGCGACAAGGCGGTGCGCAAGTACGGCAATCTCGAGGACCGCTTCTCGGCCCTCGGGGGGTACGAGGCAGAGAGCGAAGCCGCACGCATCTGCAACAGCCTCGGCCTGGCCGACCGCATCCTCGGCCAGCAGCTGCACACCCTGTCGGGTGGTCAGCGCCGCCGTGTCGAACTGGCGCGCATCCTGTTCGCGGCATCGGACGGTAGCGGCGGACGGTCGGACACGACCCTTCTGCTCGACGAGCCGACCAACCACCTCGACGCCGACTCGATCACCTGGCTGCGGGGATTCCTGCAGAACCACGAGGGTGGTCTGATCGTGATCAGCCACGACGTCGATCTGCTCAACGACGTCGTGAACCGGGTGTGGTTCCTCGACGCCGTGCGCGGCGAGGCCGACGTGTACAACATGAGCTGGAAGAAGTACCTCGACGCCCGCGCGACCGACGAACAGCGTCGTCGCCGTGAGCGCGCCAATGCGGAAAAGAAGGCCGGTGCGCTGCGCGCGCAGGCCGCGAAGCTCGGCGCGAAGGCCACCAAGGCGGTGGCGGCGCAGAACATGGCGAAGCGCGCCGACAAGCTGATGTCCGACCTCGACGCGGAACGCGTGTCCGACAAGGTGGCCCGGATCCGGTTCCCCGAGCCGGCCGCGTGCGGCAAGACTCCGCTGATGGCGGAGAACCTGACCAAGGTTTACGGTTCGCTCGAGATCTTCACCGGAGTGGACCTCGCGATCGACCGTGGGTCACGCGTCGTCGTGCTCGGTCTCAACGGTGCCGGTAAGACGACGCTGCTGCGCATTCTCGGCGGCGTCGAGACGCCGGACGCGGGCGGACTCGTTCCCGGACACGGGCTGAAGATCGGCTACTTTGCGCAGGAGCACGACACACTCGACGACAACGCGTCGGTGTGGGAGAACATTCGCCACGCGGCCCCCGACACGGGGGAGCAGGAGCTGCGTTCGCTGCTCGGTGCGTTCATGTTCACCGGGCCGCAGCTCGAGCAGCCCGCGGGCACCCTGTCCGGTGGTGAGAAGACGCGTCTCGCGCTCGCGGGTCTCGTGTCGTCCGCGGCGAACGTCCTGCTGCTCGACGAGCCGACG
This genomic interval carries:
- a CDS encoding Ku protein, whose amino-acid sequence is MERMRSIWKGSIAFGLVNVPVKVYSATEDHDIRFHQVHAKDGGRIKYNRVCSECGNVVQYADIDKAYDSDDGVRVVLTDDDFGKLPAAEKHEIPVLQFVPTEQIDPILFEKSYFLEPDSSSPKAYVLLATALENSDRTALVHFTLRQRTRLAAMRSRDGVLVIQTLLWPDEVRVAEFSSLDGVDKPKAKELAMAETLVDSMADDFDPTEFTDDYQVQLRELLDEMIESGGKKVIPVAEVEKSGEDAEVVDLVAALQRSVDAAGKKAAPAKKKPAKKAPAKTAAKKATAKSSSSERKRA
- a CDS encoding lycopene cyclase family protein, producing MTASPRPAIWDVAIVGLGPAGRALAHRATALGATVVSVDPLPRRSWTATYAAWEDELPSWLPRDAVETRTSRPAAWTTRRHIIDRTYCVLNTPLLQSILSRECGTVLPGRAVDLSPTSVQLDGGSTLEAHVVVDARGTGDSPDLAQQTAYGVVVDPDTAAHALAGEAAVFMDWRRDNGTSPSDAPSFLYGVPLAHDRFLLEETCLVGRPPLPISELATRLHDRLRQRGVTAPSHSDVERVRFAVEPPPEAGRAHSSDQVRFGARAGLMHPGTGYSVAASLLCADVLARDLRDGSNARLWSWKARTVASLRSVGLRVLLNLDAEHVPEFFEHFFDLPPQLQAAYLSERSNPRGTLSAMGRMFRASSGDIRSVILRSTLRREVR
- a CDS encoding ABC-F family ATP-binding cassette domain-containing protein, with translation MITATDLEVRAGVRTLLSAPGPALRVQPGDRIGLVGRNGAGKTTTLRILAGEGEPYAGAVVRTGDLGYLPQDPKEGDLDVLAKDRVLSARGLDALLRDMEKQQILMSEVVDDAERDKAVRKYGNLEDRFSALGGYEAESEAARICNSLGLADRILGQQLHTLSGGQRRRVELARILFAASDGSGGRSDTTLLLDEPTNHLDADSITWLRGFLQNHEGGLIVISHDVDLLNDVVNRVWFLDAVRGEADVYNMSWKKYLDARATDEQRRRRERANAEKKAGALRAQAAKLGAKATKAVAAQNMAKRADKLMSDLDAERVSDKVARIRFPEPAACGKTPLMAENLTKVYGSLEIFTGVDLAIDRGSRVVVLGLNGAGKTTLLRILGGVETPDAGGLVPGHGLKIGYFAQEHDTLDDNASVWENIRHAAPDTGEQELRSLLGAFMFTGPQLEQPAGTLSGGEKTRLALAGLVSSAANVLLLDEPTNNLDPVSREQVLDALRSYTGAVVLVTHDPGAAEALDPERVILLPDGTEDHWSQDYLELIQLA